The DNA window ATGTAACCTTGTAAAACGGctattgtttaaaatattagctttaaaaacattatcTTATTTGTGTTTACAAAGAAATATAGGAGTCACATTTTCCACAGAGTCCATCTACAGTATTAGTATTTTACTGTTACAATGCTCAGTAGCCCGTAGCAATAACAAACTAGTGGCTATTAATGCTAATGCAGTGTTCTCATAGAATAGCTGTGTTCCTGCACTTTTACTGTATTACAGACAAatctacaacaaaaaaaagatcaacttttttctccaaacaaaaaaaatgaatgattacaataaaggaaagggaaaaattaaatagcTACATATCATTAACAAATTAATTGTTCCTCAAAAAATACCTACAAATTTCTCTGTACATTCTTTACGCACAGCGTAACGATGGTCTTAAAGTTACCTATATAAAAAGTGTTCTTTTAACAATCTTCCTACAGAGAGTAGGGTACTGAATGCCAAAGCAAGTAAGCATTGACTTACCCAGTAAGATGGTAATGAAATGTGTAAAACTGGGGGCttaggtggatttttttttttaagttttttttaagaaatattgaGCAGCCACCTTCTCAACAAGAGTAAGAGCCAATCTCCCGATCTCTTTCTACCCTGCACCTTTTCCAAATTAAatagcttaatttttaaaaaaaaaaaaaacaaacaacaacaacaacaaaacaacaaacaaaataaaaaagccacaaTGGACCCAATACTGTAACATAGTCCATAATACATCACGTGTAGTTCATCTTCTGCCTAGTTCTGCCTTCCTACACTGAACCAATCGCTTCAGGTAACCCAGTATAAAACAAAGCCCTAGTTGCAACTGTACTGGGAAGATGGAATGTATGGAGGAGAGCAGTTACTTAACAAGAAGAGAAGCTCTTAGTACTAGCCCAGCTGTGGTTTTACGCCTGCCTCTATCGCCTAATTTCTAGTTAGTAGCTATTAATATAGCAAATGATAATAAATGCACTAATACCTGTATAAAGTTTTCTAATGGAGGAATGTATGCTGCAACTTGGCATAGGCTTATGaataagcttaaaaaaattaaagatcgTATTTCACCAACTGTAACAATCTGTTGTCCAGCCAAGATACCGAACGGTAGCAGTCTCTGCAGCTCGTTAAAGGTGGATTACACAGACTTAGTTTTAGGAAGCAAATTCCCATTAAGCAGACAGTGCTGCAGACAGAAACAATTACTCGGTCATGCGCAAAGCTATAGCATCCTGTACCACACACCGTGTATCTCTAAACTGTGTCAACTTGAGGCCTGTCCTGAGGCTGTCCTCTTTTGCTGGCTGCTACTTAAAGTGAATATCAAATACAAATATCATAGAGTACAACTGTACCAGCAGTAAGTATATCTAGGGTTGTTACTgacaaaaataaactaattctgaagaaaagctaGTAAGTATTATGATTCTTACTGTCTATACATTAATAGATACCAgctatttttcataaaacatgCATTGTTAAGCACTATTGAACCCTCTGACCTCAGCTCTATTCTAACAAACTGCagtgtttaggaaaaaaatgcccGTGTTCTGTAAATTACGCAGTCCAGTTGCAAGCACTAAGCACCTGAAATCTACAGAGAGAAAGACCTATAACCTGTATGAGACTTCCCCTTCCAAAGctgttttgctttaagaaaaatcaaactgatAGAAATGTCATCCTCAAAccctttttttcagcagtttgcCCTCAGAATATTAGCATCTTCCAGAAAGTTGCTATGCAACCTCAGTCTTCCTCCAATAGTGCAAATCATACATGACAGTTCTTTTCAAGTATATACATACAAAATTACTtcacgggggtgggggtgggggaagcaaCATAAGCAAACCGGACAAATTCTAGTCTCAAGAagctaataaaagcaaaaagcatttgGGTCAACCAACTAAGTGTAATGGCTTTTGTGGATTAGCGTGCATTTTTTTGTTAAGGGGCAGCAGATTTGCATCAGAGGTTTCTTTGGTAAttgaggcaggaaaaaaggatGCTACATCGTATGAATCTTTATGAAATAGTTCCTGCTATCATCTTTAAGGGCAcccttttacaaataaaaagtgAGTACGCAAATACACGTGTTGAAAACTAATCTTCCCTCCCCCAACACTATTTTAAGCACTGTTCAAAACTCAGTCAAACCATGCAAATTCACAAACATAACGGACCTCTCCTCAGGAGACTACAGAGGGCGAGTGATTATGATTGACCATgtgagaggaaggggaagactGGCCCCGCCGTGAAGCAGACTCGGGACTGCTAGAAACGCCGTCCTTCGCAGCTTTAATCTGAAGCCACGTATCCCCAAGTGCTTTGGCAAAGTGGTCGTCAACTGATCCCGTGATGGACACAGAGTTTGCCACTGGCTCAGGCTCCTTGTAGTTCTTGCCAAGGCTTCGGCGGAAGTGCTCTTCCACCACCGGGTCGCAGGCAGTGGTAGCTGGATggggaaaggaagcagaagatgCATTAGTTCAGTGCAGAATTGCATTCTGAGACTGTGTTTGCTCCCATTTTCCCATCATCTCAGCATAAAGCAAGGCTTCTTTACAGCCTTATTGAACTGGTAGCGAATTGTGTGGGGAAGATGGAATGAgttaagaagtaaaaaaaagtaataaatggagttaaatatttttccatttctgtgacCCACACCAGGGAAACATTTTGTATATAATTATAGTTCTCCCTCAGGCTAGTAACAGCCAAAGCTCTGATTCTGTGGAAACCCTCTCCCAAAACAATCACGCAGACTTGATATTTAGGTTTAAATAGAATTAAAGAAGGAAACAGTGCTTTAAAATCAGCTCCCAAGCCCACTGATAGCAGTCAGATGTGAGGAGACCCCATCCTAAATTACAGCATGCCAAAAGCTGATTTTGGGGTTTCACCTTACTTGGCACGCTTGTGCTAGGAGCCAGTCAGAAACCTAAATGAACCATTACCTCTGCATTAGGTAGTACGAGCATTAAAATGGTGTAATGCTATTACAAGAGGAACAAAGAACCTTATCTGAATGATAATAGTAATAACTCCTCAGACTAAATATGAGAGTTGCAGTTTTATAATTTAGAAACCAAATCTGTGTGTCTAAATgagatttctctttcaaaaacacTTAAAACTCTCAGGATCCATGCCATTGTTCTCCATGCTACAGAAAGGCTGGATTGATCCTAAAGTAAATGAGTGTCACACCCAAAGACCTCTTCAAGTGACAAgagacaaatattttctgaaagtgtTTACAACACTTCCTAAGCCTGTGTATATACAGCTGGGGTCTCACTGAAGAAGCTCTCCTCAGACAAGTAATTGCAGTTTTCTAGACAACTTCCAGCACTGTCATCTTGAACTACTGACTTCTCTAAGACTGTAATGTATCCCTCAGGGTCTCACGTCAGCTTCTAATTCCAGTTTTCAACAATAcattgatcttttttttaaaaaaaatatacaatcatcatcatcatcatcttacTATAGACTTCTAGGTTCCTACCTATGTCATACTGGTATCGTTACACTGACACATTCTGGCCGATGAAGCCTCCCTGCCATGGACTTTTGGAAAAGCTGTGCATTAGAGCTATGCATCAGCAGGTAGGTGACTTGAAATGAGAAAGACTGTGTTTTCCCCTAGTTGCACAGTGAGAGCAAGTGAAGAGAAACAGCCTAAGGTTCCCCAGCCAGTACTGCATGAAACGATTTAATGAAAAGTACTAACTGCACAGAAGGTAGAAGGTTAAAGCTCCCTGCTTGGGTCGCTATAGCAACTGCCCTCCAAAGCTTTTTGTGTTATCCATGCAGAGGAAGGTGGAGGGGGTGTGTTCTGCAAGAGTATTTATATCTGCAGGAAAAGATTTTCATGACTGCAGCTGAATCATAGACATCTACTGACTActgaaagactggggaaactaTGGCTCCTAAAATAAGAGAATGGTTGGATCTGCTGGCCCTGTCTGCTGTTTGTCAGTTGGACTAAAATAGACATAATGACTTATTTGTCTGTGTgggatgtttgttttcttaaagaagcttttcaaaacaagaaaaaagaacaccTCTCTCTCCGTAATTTTGAATTGGTGCTTTCTACTGTGGCATAGGATTGATGGTTAGAAGGACTGCAGAGGGGATCTGTACTGGCATGTCTCTGGGTAGACAGGATACAAAGAGGTGTCTACTGTTCCAGCTCCTTTTATTCCTGTTAATACACCAGGGCCTATGCAGTTATGGTCAGCGAGACAATTTTATTCTCCTCAAACACTCATCAGGCAGTAAAGAGTGCGGGCATGTAACTTACTGCTAGAGGGTCTTCTGTAGGTGGGCATTGCTGAACCGCAGCCGCTGTGAGCGATGGGGCAATGAGAGAGGTTACAGTTCCGGTTGTTCGCAGAAGCACAGGTGATTACGGATGGACGGTTCtgatgtggaagaaaaaaggaaaactgtccCTAAGGCAATCGGCCAAAGCTGACTTAGCAGCAGTTCATTGTATAATCCCTTGAGATGAACTGAATCCCGGCAGTGAAATAACCCATAAACTATCTAATTCAATAAAGCATATTAAACCCCAAAATATTCAGCTATTAtttctttgatttaaaaaacccaaaactaacCAACCCACATTACATTTCCATAATGCTTCTTAGTTATTTAACTGGTGAGCAGCCATACAGAAAAGGGCAGTATAAAAGCAAATCATTAAAAGCATTAAAGTGATTTTACAGTGACTGTTTCAACTTCACAGGCATTACATAGCCAGACCTAAATGTCAACACATTAAATATTGTTTCATTCTATGTCCCTATATCCCTGTGATTCCAGGACTTCACAAATTTGATAGGTATTTGGCTTCTTACCAAGTTTTAATGTTATCATGTCTCATTCAGAAGTTAAGTTTTCCTAGCCTGACTAATTCTGTATTCTGTATTTCAGCTACAAAACAATAAGCCCAtaagatgtaaaataaaatatgaggAGCTCTTGAGCCAGTCTTGACCACCAGTACTTTCCTGTTGTAATCTGCCTTTCCAGCACTACTTAATAAACATCGTCCTTTGTCATTCTCAACACATGCAAATTCCCTGAACTGTCTGTTCACACACTCTTAATTCCACAATGTGTACTTTGTACAAAGCATAAACATAAAATACTCTTCTTGTAGTTGTTTACTATGTAGATGCTACACTGAAGCGAGGCCTTAGGAAAAGCAATGTTCCAGTTTCTCCAGGTGGCTGAAGGGCACCCACATGGGTACTGAACTAGTTTTGCTTTGCAGCTTTGGTATATTTTATGTTGCATGGATGCAAGTTAATTGTTAGGCATCCAAAAGAATAACCAAGATTGATGGTATTAACACAGTTTTAATTCCTTGTGCATTTTACGAATCTGTGCAGGAATCCCACAAAAATGACTATTTTACCTACCACCATACAAAGTcaacaaggaaggaaagagtTTTCATTGTTCAGTGGTACTTTGGTCGAGACAGAGTAAGAGCAAGACCAAAGTAAGAGAGATGAGCTTTCAAGGGGAGGTTTAACCCTATTTGTCTAAACAAAATGGGAATGATGCTATTTACATcgcatttacttttcttttttaaactttgctgTCAGcacacttaagaaaaaaagtgaattatttGATGTTTCTGTAAGCATTGGAACATGTAAACATGcggaagtatttattttcttttttatagggGTCAAGATTTTGTGCATCTATGAAGCAGTTTTGAGAAGTGCGTACATGCTTATCActtcagaagaatattttagACACAGAAGAGGTGGGAAGTAGAGAGAGAGACAAGTAACAAAAGAGCTTTTCTCAAGAGGGCATGTACCAAGACCACAAAGGATCTGAAAGGCAGAATAAGGCATCTTACAGAATCCCCTGGTATGGCTTTGTGTGCATTGAGCAGCCTATACCtgtttatatgaaaatattgaGATGAGCTGAGAATTTATTAACAGTGACTACAGCAACTGAATAAACCTATGCTGCATAAAataagaagttttttttttaccacttcTTTATTAGAAACTTCAGATGAAATCCCATTCAACATGttaaggttaaaaaacaaacaaaaaaggcaaaacaaaacaaggaatcatCAAACTAGGgtttcttattttcagtatagtttttttttttttggtatgatttctgctctgtgctctTAGCAAGGTCTTACCTCAAGAAAATAGATTGTTATCTAGCTCAaaatgtcaaagataacaaaagGGAGAGGAATCTGGTAATGGGCAACAGGAATCAGCCCAAGTCAACCACACCAAAATAGAAGAGCGTCAGAGGCAGTAGCTGCTACACTGAGATGCAGCGGTAATACTATCAAAGGGCACCAGTGTCGTCAGTGGGAGCCTGTCCCTTCTTCCTCTGTCATCACTGAATGCTGAGAGCAAAGAAGAGCTGTTCTGCACAGAACAACAACTCTGCAATCTGTGTGCCAAATGATGCAAGATATCAGCAACACTAGTGTAAAGCCAGGCATTTTGGCATAGCATAATGTGAAAGACTAGTGTACACAGCCAGCCACTTTGAAAATCTACACAGTACAGTATATGGCTCTGATGAAATGAAGCCTTCATAAATGGCATATGAAAAATTCCAACCTCTGAAAGATCATCCACTCAAAGTGATTACCCTTTGCAGGGCATCacgggaggagagggaagggcgGGCGGGCTTGGGTACATGGCCCAGTTTAATTTCTCAACACTCCAGCTCATCATGACtcaattattttgctttgtctcTCCACTTGTGAGAGAGATAAAAGCGAGCCTGACAGTTTAGTGTATAAACTGCATAGAGATGGCTCATCTTCAGCAGTtctgaaggaaaacaggaaaacaaatacaatgTGCAAGATGGCAagccaaaaaccaaacaaccaggcaaaaccaaaacaaaccacaaagaaCCTGCTGCAGCATATGGAAATAAACTACAGATAATCAAAAATCATTACTTTGCTTTAGGAAAAGTCACTATGAAATAGTGATACAACATTGCCCTGAACAACACAATGAATGCTTTCAGCTGGCTAGAATAACTAAGGTCATTCCAGCTTCTTTCACCTGGAGAATTCAGTGCAAAATTCTCCCTTATGCCTGTCTTGCACCTCTTCTTCAAGAGTCCCAGCAGGACAGAGGGGAGGGAAGCATGCACTGATTGCCAAGAGGGTTTTAATAAACCCTCTACACCTGTGAACTGCACCAGTTATTGCCTAGCAGGTACTGGAGCTTCGCTGAACCACAGAATTTGCACTCCCAGTTATGACACATGCATTCACAAGCTTAGCAAAGCatgagaaaaagcaggaagGCCAAGAAATCTATGACAGATA is part of the Phalacrocorax carbo chromosome 6, bPhaCar2.1, whole genome shotgun sequence genome and encodes:
- the VGLL4 gene encoding transcription cofactor vestigial-like protein 4 isoform X3; protein product: MLAPRNKTANGDYWKEHRERSRSPIERAAAPTMSLHANHMYASIPSLTMDQPLALTKNSMDATRTVGITPTLTSVERQQNRPSVITCASANNRNCNLSHCPIAHSGCGSAMPTYRRPSSTTTACDPVVEEHFRRSLGKNYKEPEPVANSVSITGSVDDHFAKALGDTWLQIKAAKDGVSSSPESASRRGQSSPSSHMVNHNHSPSVVS